Proteins encoded within one genomic window of Synechococcus sp. MW101C3:
- the speB gene encoding agmatinase: MAARRDPAGCRVGLFGVPYDGTTSFRPGTRFGPAAIREVSSGLETYDPQLDLDLEDLAFADLGAVDIPFGAPEPVVAAVRQATEAVLAHGLRPLMLGGEHSISSGAVAAVASRHPDLVMVQLDAHADLRDSWLGTRHSHACAMRRCLEVLPSGVLRQIAIRSGTREEFSELRRTGRLVGRAGGCGLAPELLQADLAAALQPLRGRPLYLTVDLDWFDPAVMAGTGTPEPGGFLWGHFAALLEELRHHDLVAADVVELAPMLDPSGCSAVLAAKVTRSLLLLLGRERPSAGQ, translated from the coding sequence ATGGCGGCCCGGCGGGATCCGGCTGGCTGCCGCGTCGGCCTGTTCGGCGTGCCCTACGACGGCACCACCTCCTTCCGCCCCGGCACCCGCTTCGGGCCGGCGGCGATCCGGGAGGTGAGCAGCGGGCTGGAAACCTACGACCCGCAGCTGGACCTGGATCTGGAGGATCTGGCCTTCGCCGATCTCGGCGCCGTGGACATTCCCTTCGGAGCGCCCGAGCCGGTGGTGGCGGCCGTGCGCCAGGCCACCGAGGCGGTGCTGGCGCACGGACTGCGCCCGCTGATGCTGGGCGGCGAGCATTCGATCAGCAGCGGCGCGGTGGCGGCGGTGGCCAGCCGCCATCCGGATCTGGTGATGGTGCAGCTCGATGCCCACGCCGATCTGCGTGACAGCTGGCTGGGCACACGCCACAGCCATGCCTGCGCCATGCGCCGCTGTCTGGAGGTGCTTCCCAGTGGCGTGCTGCGCCAGATCGCCATCCGCAGCGGCACACGCGAGGAGTTCAGCGAGCTGCGCCGCACCGGCCGCCTGGTGGGCCGCGCCGGCGGTTGCGGCCTGGCACCGGAGCTGTTGCAGGCGGATCTGGCCGCAGCGCTGCAGCCGCTGCGCGGCCGGCCGCTGTATCTCACCGTCGACCTTGACTGGTTCGATCCGGCCGTGATGGCGGGCACCGGCACACCGGAACCGGGCGGCTTCCTCTGGGGCCACTTCGCCGCCCTGCTGGAGGAGCTGCGCCACCACGATCTGGTGGCGGCAGATGTGGTGGAACTGGCGCCGATGCTTGACCCCAGCGGCTGCAGCGCCGTGCTGGCCGCCAAGGTGACCCGCAGCCTGCTGCTGCTGCTGGGGCGCGAACGCCCCAGTGCGGGTCAGTAG
- a CDS encoding Crp/Fnr family transcriptional regulator, translated as MARQVDGDILTLPTGSSIFKRGDTASAIYAVRKGIVELIDPSGERLCYRPGELFSYQDIVWRGGFFRNEALARTPVELVRLGRLRFLNLLHNHPTLAVVLIGQQHERLREQRTSGSYCY; from the coding sequence ATGGCCCGACAGGTGGACGGAGACATCCTCACGCTCCCCACCGGATCTTCGATTTTCAAACGCGGTGACACCGCCAGTGCCATCTACGCCGTCCGCAAAGGGATCGTTGAGTTGATCGATCCCAGCGGCGAGCGGCTCTGTTACCGCCCCGGCGAACTGTTCAGTTACCAGGACATCGTCTGGCGGGGGGGCTTCTTCCGCAACGAGGCCCTGGCACGCACCCCGGTGGAGCTGGTGCGACTCGGTCGCCTGCGCTTCCTCAACCTGCTCCACAACCACCCCACCCTGGCGGTGGTGTTGATCGGTCAGCAGCACGAGCGATTGCGCGAGCAACGCACCAGCGGCTCCTATTGCTACTGA